In Deltaproteobacteria bacterium, the DNA window CTCTCGAGCCAGCGCGGCAGCTTGCGCAGTGCGCCCAGCCAGCGTTCCGCGCGGTGCCCGATCTCGCGCCGTAACAACTCGTCGCGATCCGGCGCCGGTCGCGGCGTCCACGGGGGAGGCTCCGCGATCTGCTCGCCCTTCGCGCTGACGAGCAGCCGCCCGAACCAGTCGAAGCCGCCGACGCCGTCGACCATGCAGTGGTGCACCTTCGCGAGCAGCGCGCAGCGCGTGCGCGTCACGCCCTCGATGAACCACAGCTCCCAGAGCGGCCGTTCGCGATCGACCGGCTCGGCGACGAGCCGCCCCACGAGCTTCGCGAGCTCGCGCTCGCCGCCCGGCTTCGGCAGCGCCGTGTGAAGCACGTGCAGCGCAAGATCGAAGCTCGCGTCGTCGACCCACACGGGGTGACGATCGACCGGCGCGAACGCGAGGCGTTGACGCGTGCGCGGCACCGCGTGCAGGCGCGCCTCGATGCGCCGTCGAATCAGCGCGAGATCGAGCGCGCCGTCCGCACCTCGCAGCGGCTTCGCATCCAGCCAACACAACACGGCGACGTGCTGCGGCGCGTTCGCTCCCTCGAGATCGAGGAACAGGCGATCGCGCGCGCTGAGGCGTTCGGCGAAGGCGTTCATCTGCCCAGGGTAACTGCGTCAAGCGACAGCGAGCCGGACAAACGTCTCCGGCTATCTCGTGACCGCCTTCGCCGATCTTCCTTGTCGACTCCGCAAACGGCTCCGCAGACTCCGCCGTTTGCTGCGCGCTCCGCTTGCGGCCTCGGCCGACCTACGCGGGTTGTCGGTTCGACTTCGCGGTGGAGCTGGCGTGGAGAGGTACGCGTTGCTCCGCGGCACTCAGAACAGCGCGCCCTGCTCGGCTTCGTCGAGGCAGCGGGCGTCGTCGTTGTGGACGTCGTTGACGCGGGTCGAGACGCGGCGGTGGGTCAGCTGCGCGCCGCGCGTCGCCGCGAGCTTCGCGAGCACGGCGTTGACGTCGCGCGCGCTCGGATCGAGCCACGCCTCGTAGCCCGGAGGATCGACGAGGATCGGCATGCGCTCGTGGAGCGCCCGAATGTTCGGCGTCGCGGCAGTGGTCACGATTGTTAGGGACTCGAGCGCGCCGCCTGCGGGGGTGCGCCAGCGCTCCCAGAGGCCAGCGAAGGCGAACAGCTCGCCTTGCGGCAGTGCGATGTGGTAGGGCTGGCGCTCGCCGCGGGCGCCGCGCCATTCGTAAAAGCCGTCGGCGGGAACGAGGCAGCGGCGGCGCTCGGCGGCTTCGCGGAACGCGGGGCGCTCCGTCAGCGTCTCGACGCGCGCGTTGATGTGCTTGGCGGCGTCGCCCGCGTGCTTCGCCCAGAACGGGACGAGGCCCCAGTGCAGCTGCACCGCCTCGCGCGTGCCGAGAGGCGCGCGGATCGCGAGCACGGGCTGCGTGGGCGCGACGTTGAAGCGCGGCACGAGTACCGGCGCGGCCTCGAGGCCGAAGTGCTCCGCGACCTCGGCCGCCGAGCGCGTGAGCGTGAAGCGTCCGCACATGCGCCCACGGTAGGCCGCTCGCGAAGCGAGCAGCGAGCGGAGTCACGCGGAAGCGTAACGTGCGTTCCGCGGCGACGGAAGCGCGCGACACAATTGCGTGTCGGCTGCGCGCGGCAACGCGCGTGCAGGACCCCGCGCGATCTCCACGCGCGGCCAAAGCTCCGGCGGCGCGCCGCCTCCGGGCGCACGCTTCTTGCACGAACGTGCCCGGGGGCGTGCGTCTCGCACGCCGGATGCGGGGGCATTCATGCGAACTACGAGCGTGCTGATCTCCGTCGCGCTGGTCGGATTCGGCTGTGCGCAGAGCACACCCTGGAAGGACTACCGCGAGACGCCCGTGATCGAACGCGGCGCGTGCGCGACGGTGATCATGCCCGGCGAGCAGGCGCCGCTCGGCAGCGAGCCGAACTGCCCGAATGGCTACTCCTCGCTCGGCGGCGCCACGGTCTACGACGAGAAGGACTACCAGCAACCGGGCTCGGGCAAGCGCGCGCTGAAGCGCGTGGCGCGCGTGCCCGCCGCCGTGCTCGGTGCGCCCGTCGCCGCCGGGGCTGCGGCTGCGAAGTCTGCGCGCGGCGCCTCGCAGTCCAGCTCGAGCCGCTCGGGCGGCATCGATCCGGCGCAGAGCACGCAGGATCAAGTCGAGCGGATGCGTCGCGAGATCCTCGAGCGCGAGCGCATGGGCCGCGGCCAGGCGCCGCCTGCTCACGCCGCTGGACCCGCCCCGAACCCTGCGCCGCAGCAGGTCGCGGCGCGAGCGCCGCGCGCGGGCGGTGCGAGCATCGCGGACGAGCTCGCGGCGCTGCGCGGGGCGCGCGCATCCGTAACGACTCCAGCGCGCGACGGTGCGCCGGCCGAGCCCCTGAGGAGCGCCGCTGCGGTCTCGGCGCCGCCGATCGCGGACCGCGTCGCCGATCGCGATGGGGACGGCGCGCCGGATCACTGGATCTATCGCGATGCGCAGGGTCGGCCCGAGCGCGAGCAGTACGACGAGAACGGCGACGCACGGCAGGATCGCACGGCGTGGCTCGAC includes these proteins:
- a CDS encoding SOS response-associated peptidase, whose translation is MCGRFTLTRSAAEVAEHFGLEAAPVLVPRFNVAPTQPVLAIRAPLGTREAVQLHWGLVPFWAKHAGDAAKHINARVETLTERPAFREAAERRRCLVPADGFYEWRGARGERQPYHIALPQGELFAFAGLWERWRTPAGGALESLTIVTTAATPNIRALHERMPILVDPPGYEAWLDPSARDVNAVLAKLAATRGAQLTHRRVSTRVNDVHNDDARCLDEAEQGALF